The Streptomyces spinoverrucosus genomic interval GGGATGTGCAGGTGCTGTTCCTCGGTGCGCCGGACGATGGCTTCGGCGAGCGGGTGGCGTGCGTGCAGCTCGCCGGAGGCGGCCAGGCTGAGCACCTCGTCGGCGGTGACCGTCTCGTCGAGCGTGACGACGCTGGTGACCAGGGGGCGGCCGAGGGTGAGGGTGCCGGTCTTGTCGAAGACGACGGCGGTGACGCGGCCGATTCCTTCCAGGTGGGTGCCGCCTTTGATGAGGGTGCCCCTGCGGGCGCCGTTGCCGATGGCGGCGCTGATCGCGGTCGGGGTGGCGAGGCCCGCGGCGCAGGGGCAGGCGATCAGCAGCATGGTCATCGCCCGCCTGGCGTCCCGGGTCAGCACATAGGTGATCCCGGCCAGCGCGAACGAGACGGGCACGAAGCGGCGGGTGAAGGCGGTGGCGACGGTCTGGATCGGGGCCCGGTCGGCCTGCGCCTCCTCGACCCGGGTGATGATCCGGCCGACGACCGTCTCCTGTCCGACCGAGGTGGCCCGGATGGTCAGGGATCCGTTGGTGATCAGGGTGCCCGCGTACACCTCGCTGCCGGGCTGGACGTACACCGGGAGCGCCTCGCCGGTGATCGCGGCCTGGTCCACGAGGGCCTCGCCGGAGGCGGCGGTGCCGTCGACGGGGACGCGGTGGTGTTCGTACACCGCGACGACGTCCCCGGCCCGGACCTCGGCGAGGTCGACCTCCACCTCGACGCCGTCGCGGACCAGCCAGACGCGCTCCTCGCCGATGGAGAGCAGTTCCTCGATGGCGCGCCGGGTCCGCCGCAGGGTGATGGCCTGCAGGAACTCACCGATGTTGAGCAGCCACAGCACCATGAGGGCGACCACGTTCTCGCGCAGCACGAGTGAGATCACGGTCGCTGTCGTCACCAGCAGATCGGTGCCCGCGTGGCGTCGGCCGCCGAGGGTGCGTGCGGCGCCACGGAAGAACGGCAACCCGGTGAAGACGGTGACCGCGCCGAGGAAGCCCGCCGAGCCGGCCGGCGTCCACGGGGGCCGGCCGAGCAGGCGCCGTACTCCCACCAGGGCGAGCACCGCACCGCCGACCACCAGCCGCGCGACCTCCCCCGTGGAGGAGTCGGGCACGGACCGGCTGGCCCTGGCGGGCACCCCGGGCGGCGGTGCCTCGTCGAGGGCGGCGACCAGCCGGTCCACGTCGAGCAGATCGGGCTGCACCCAGACGATCACGGCACCGGTGCGCGGGAAGATACGCAGGGCCCGGAAACCCGGAAGATCGGTGAACCGCTCATCGACGATCCCGGCGCAGCCGGGCCGCGCCCGCAGCCAGGGCACCGTCAGCCTGACGCGGCCCGCTGCGGCGGAGCGCACCACCACGCCGGAATCGGAGGCCGGGCCTGGAACCGGGCTACGTGCAGGACCTGCGGGGGAGCCGGAACCGGGCACGGGAACGTCGCCGGGTGCGGACATGGCGATCGCCTCTCA includes:
- a CDS encoding heavy metal translocating P-type ATPase; translation: MVVRSAAAGRVRLTVPWLRARPGCAGIVDERFTDLPGFRALRIFPRTGAVIVWVQPDLLDVDRLVAALDEAPPPGVPARASRSVPDSSTGEVARLVVGGAVLALVGVRRLLGRPPWTPAGSAGFLGAVTVFTGLPFFRGAARTLGGRRHAGTDLLVTTATVISLVLRENVVALMVLWLLNIGEFLQAITLRRTRRAIEELLSIGEERVWLVRDGVEVEVDLAEVRAGDVVAVYEHHRVPVDGTAASGEALVDQAAITGEALPVYVQPGSEVYAGTLITNGSLTIRATSVGQETVVGRIITRVEEAQADRAPIQTVATAFTRRFVPVSFALAGITYVLTRDARRAMTMLLIACPCAAGLATPTAISAAIGNGARRGTLIKGGTHLEGIGRVTAVVFDKTGTLTLGRPLVTSVVTLDETVTADEVLSLAASGELHARHPLAEAIVRRTEEQHLHIPIHQACEVVLGMGVRAELDGTRLLVGSPALLRRHGLELSEVALEWTSRLRAGGETVICLAHDDKLIGMLGLSDAVRGGADTVVRQLTDLGVTRIVLLTGDAPETAQAVADALGITEVHAHALPEAKLQLIRDLQAEGHSVAMVGDGTNDAPALALADVGIVMGAHSSHVALETADIALAGNDLRNVAAVVELSRHTLRVVRQNYTLSI